The following coding sequences lie in one Paroedura picta isolate Pp20150507F chromosome 10, Ppicta_v3.0, whole genome shotgun sequence genomic window:
- the LOC143819831 gene encoding uncharacterized protein LOC143819831, with the protein MNKGKSQQNYQTSLRRFSFAGKGDPGSQASQTRSDKMNVELNESLTTIKQILQTNTEAINQLSLNIKELTKKQGGLEETTKKIVEDLKEIKRRMDNNEQTVETIREEREKLEDQMAMLEYRQREHTLRFRGLPDKDKDDIDIRKFMIDGLAKLLNINAEYMEDQVDTVFWVNSVYAKQHKLPRDCLIQFTTRNIKDQILQEHYKTPFCVAGERIKILKEIPARLLRKRKDYNFLSTALKNKGIKYRWELPEGISFSYRGKKYKFTEQIKTQAFWRKYKKELIPDPDLDN; encoded by the coding sequence atgaataaaggtAAAAGCCAACAGAATTACCAGACATCCCTGAGAAGGTTTTCATTTGCCGGTAAAGGGGACCCTGGCTCCCAAGCCTCTCAGACAAGAAGTGACAAGATGAATGTGGAATTAAATGAATCACTAACAACAATAAAGCAGATCTTGCAAACGAATACGGAGGCAATTAACCAACTGAGTTTGAATATAAAAGAGTTAACCAAAAAAcaaggaggactggaagaaacaacaaaaaaaatagtggaagatttgaaagaaattaaaaggagaaTGGACAATAATGAACAAACTGTGGAAACTATAAGAGAAGAACGGGAGAAACTCGAGGACCAAATGGCCATGTTGGAATACAGACAAAGAGAGCATACCCTAAGATTTAGGGGTCTACCAGATAAAGATAAGGATGATATTGATATTAGGAAATTTATGATAGATGGACTGGCCAAATTACTAAACATTAATGCAGAATATATGGAAGACCAAGTTGACACAGTATTTTGGGTTAACTCTGTATATGCAAAACAACATAAACTTCCCAGAGATTGTCTTATTCAATTTACTACAAGGAATATAAAAGATCAAATTTTGCAAGAGCATTATAAAACACCTTTTTGTGTTGCGGGAGAacgtattaaaattttaaaagagattccagcaaggcttctgaggaaaagaaaagattataattttttgtccacagccttaaagaacaaaggaataaaatacagATGGGAGCTACCAGAGGGAATATCCTTCAGCTACAGAGGGAAAAAATATAAGTTTACAGAACAGATCAAGACACAAGCTTTCTGGCGAAAATACAAGAAAGAACTTATCCCAGATCCAGATTTAGACAACTAA